Genomic window (Gemmatimonadota bacterium):
AAACCAGGCCGAGCCCAAGTGCGTGCAGGACCACGGAGCGGTGCGAGTAGACGACCCCCTTGGGTTGCCCGGTTGTGCCCGACGTGTAACACATCGCCGCGGCGCGGTCCTCCGCCACATCGTCAAAGGGAAAGGTGTCGTCTTCGGCGGCCAGCAACGTCTCGTAGTCCAGGGTCCCGGGGGGAACGAGCCCATCGTCGGTCATGACGATGACGTGTTTCGCGTTCACCCGCGACGCGCACTTCTCCCACAGGGGCCAGAGGACCTTGTCGACCAGGACGACCGCGTCGCCCGCATGATGCGCGATGTAGCTGATGTCGTCGGGGTGCAGTCGAAGGTTGAGCGTATGCAGTACCGCACCGACCGAGGGGATGGCGTAATACGCCTCCACGTGTCGCCAATGGTTCCATGCCAGGGTCGCCACGCGGTCCCCGTCCCGGACGCCCAGTCGTTGCAGCGCCTTCGCCAGGCGCGCGCTGCGTGAGATCAGCTCGCCGTAGGTCGTGCGGTGTATGCTCTTGTCCGCTCGGCGACTGACCACCGCCCGGTGGGCATACAGGCGTCTCGCCCGTCGGATCATGGACGGGATCGAGAGAGGGACATCCATCATCTGGCCGTGCATCGGCATCCTCCGGCTGGGCGGTGGCTAAGATGCCCGCCTCACCGGGACCTGCACAACCGCGTCATCCCAGGCGCTTGGTAAAGCAGCTCTTCGGCGCGATGGGGACACCCCGAGCGGCCAGTGCCTCGTATCGCGCGACCTTCTCCGGAAAGCGATCCAGCGAGGTGGTGGCGTATCCCAACGACTCGAAGAACTGGGTGGCCCGGCTCATGGCGAACAGTTCCGGGATCCCGCGGCGTCGCGCCACGGCTTCGACCCCACGTACCGCGAGCGAGCCCAGCCCGCGTCCCTGCGCGTCACGTGAGACGGCCACCGCACCCACTTCAGCGACAGATGGCGAGTACTCGGTCAATGCCGCGCAGCCGAGCACCCGGTCGTTTCCGTCGACGATCACCACGAAGTCGTGAATCGCCGCCTCGATCTCGCCGAGGGATCGCGGGAGCAACTGCCCCTCCTCGGCGAACTGCGCCAGGATCCCCGCAACATCGGCGGCGTCGCCAGTCGCGGCCGCGCGCGCGAAATGAGTCGCACTGAGGTGCGACTTCGTGTTTCTGCGGGGACGGGGGTGAGCCCGACGGACTGCGACTTTATGCATGGTGAATGCATAAGTACCATCGCCTCGCGTCGCAAGTTCCGTTTCACGAGAGGCGGATTACCACCTTGCCAGCACTGGAGTTGGACTCGACGTGGGCATGCGCCTCCTGGATCTCACTGAGGTCGAATATCCGGTCGATATGCGCCCGGGCGCTGCCGTCGGCCAGGAGCGGGACTACCTCGCGTTCGAAGGCCACGGCGACTTCGGCTTTCTCTTCGGTGGAGCGCGATCGGAGCACCGTCCCGCGCAAGGTCAGCCGTCGTGACAGAATGCGGCGAAGGTCCAGGGTGGCCTGCGCTCCTGCAATCGCGCCGACGAGTAAGATGCGACCCCGGAGGGCGGCGAGTTCGGCGCTCGCGGCAACATACGCACCCCCGAGCAGGTCGATCACCACCTCGGCACCGCGGCCGGAAGTGAATGCGAGGACCCGGTCGCGGAGTCCGGTGAGTTCCCGGTCAACGACCAGCCCGTCTTCCATGCCGTACTGGCGGGCCAGTTCCAACTTGGCGGGGGTGCGCGTGCTGCCGAACACCTGGGCCCCGAAGGCCCGCCCAAGCTGCGCGGCCGCCAGCCCCACTCCGCTGGCGACCGCGTGGACGACGACGGTCTCGCCGCGCTGCAGTCCGGCCTGCGTGCGCAGGGCGTCATGCGCGGTCATGAAGGCCTCGGGGATGGCACCAGCGTGGTCCCAGTCGAGGCGGGAGGGTACTCGCACGAGGGTCACGGCCGGCACCGTGACCCATTCGGCATGGGCGCCGCCCCCGCAGATGGCGAAGACGCGGTCTCCCGGGGACCAATCCCGGACCCCAGCGCCTAACGATTCGACCTCTCCGGCAAACTCGATCCCGGTGATGTCGCGCGGCGCACCTGGGGGCGCAGGGTACACACCGGCCCGCTGGAGGAGGTCGGCGCGGTTGAGGGCGCTGGTGCGGACGCGTACCAGGACCTCCCCAGGGGCCGGCGTGGGTTTGGGGACCTCGCGGATCGCGAGGACCTCCGGGCCTCCGCTGGCGGTGAGCACCGCCGCGCGCATGGTCGACTGGCGAGGTTCGGTCATGCGGCGCAACCTATGGCGCGTCGGCGGGGGCCGAAACCTGTGCCGGTCCCCACCGTACGCAGGAAGAGAACGCTTCACGAGGAGACCACCATGTTCGGACTGATCACGCTCATCATTGCCGCGGCGGCGGCCCTGGTCGGGTATACGCAGGCGAAGGCGTTTGTCAGCGAGCGCCTTCGGTATGTCGACGCGGCGCAGTCCGGGATCGCACCGGTCCTCGCTGGTGTGGGTGCGACGCTGATCGGTGGCGCGTTGGCCGGGCTGCTTCCGCTGGTTGGAGGTGGTACCGCGCTCCTGTTCGGCGTGAGTGTCGGGATGGGCGTGGCGTCGGGACAGAAGTCGATTCGGCGCGCTCTCCCGCCCGGCGCCTAACGCGCCCTCCCCGGGGGGCGCCGACCCGTCGCGGTGGCTCCCCGCGCGCCGGAACGCCATATTCCGGCATGCATCCTCTGCTCTCCGAAGTCCTTGCGGCCACCGAAGCCGCCCGCGCCGACCTGCTCGCGCTCATCGACCACCTCGCGCCCGGACAATGGGATCAACGCGCCAGCACCGGTGGATGGACCGTCGGTGAGGTGGTCGGCCACCTGCAGCTCGTCGAGGATTCGTCGGTGCGCGCCTTGTTCCGTGCTTTTCGCACGGCGCGCGATGCCGGTCTCGGCCACGAAACAGAGACGGCCAGCCGCCTGCATTCGCTCGACGGCGCACGGATCGAGGAAACGGTCCGCCCGCTGCCGGCGCCGCCCATGGTGACGCCCACCGACGCGGCGGACATCGCCGCGCGGCGGGAGAAGCTCGAGTTCAGTCGGTCCGGCCTGCGCAAGTTCGCCGCCGAGGCGGATGGGATGGCGCTCTCCCAGGTCAAGTTTCCGCACCCAGCCATCGGGGAGATCGACCTCTACCAGTGGGTGCTCTTCATCGGGCAGCACGAGCGTCGCCACATCGCGCAGATCCGGCGGATCCTGCAGGTCGCGTGACGCGCGTCCTTCGGCAGCGACCCGAGCGTCTCGCGGTCGCACGGCTCGACCCGTCGCACGGCTGGCCGTGGTGGGCGACCTACTCGAGGGTCACGTCGGTCACCAGGACGCCGTCGGAGACGTCGGTGGTGGCGGAGGAGCACCTTGTTCCCGTGGGGACCAAGGCCGAACGCGGCTTCGTGGCGTTCGAGGTCCCGGGTCCGCTCGATTTCTCCGAGATCGGGATTTTGGCGAGCCTCACCAGCGCACTCGCGGCGACTCAGGTGAGCTGCTTCGCGATTTCCACCTTCGATACGGACCTCGTCCTCGTCCGGAGTCCGGACGTCACCCGCGCCGTCAGCGCGTGGCGCGGCGCGGGTTGGACGGTCGAGGTTACGGCGTAGCCGGGGGCGGCTCTGGCGTTTGGCTCCCCTTTTTCGTGAAGGCGCGTACGAGCCAGATGATCACGATGACGGGAAGGGCGAGCTTGAGCACGACCAGTCCCAGGCTCAGCATCCAGAAAGTGAAGCCGAGGAGGGCGCCGCCGACGACCACGACGAGTATCAGCGGCAGGCCGAACACGAAGAGGACGATGAGCAGCGGGAGCCCGAGAATCGCGAGCAGGATGAGGGCGGGGATCCCGATGGCCTTGAGGACGAACGCCAGGGGAAGGAGCCATCCCAGGCTACCGAGTGCCTTGAGGAGCGCCTTGAGGGCAACCCAGCGCGTCAGCAACGTCGTGATCAGCGTCCACATGGTGAGCGGCCCGGTGTGCAGGTGTGGTCAGTCGTACGGGTGGCGTGGCCGAGGGTTTCGGAGCTGTGCCGTGGCGGTCCCGTAAGGCCTTAGCTTTCCCACCCCCGCACTCCGGATCCGATGGCTGCCCAGGACGCTCCCGCGAAGAAGAAGGTGAACATGTCCCGCGCATGGGCGGAAGCCCGGGCGTTGATGTGGGAGCATCGTCGATCGTTGGGGGTCGGCTTTGCCCTGATGATCGTGAATCGGCTGGCGGGGTTCGTCCTGCCGGCGAGCTCGAAGTTCCTGATCGATGACATCATCGGCAAGCAGCGGATGGACCTGCTGTGGCCCCTGGCCCTGGCGGCCGGCGCGGCGACGATCGTGCAGGCCATCACCTCGTTCGGGCTCTCACAGGTCGTGTCGATTGCGGCACAGCGCGCGATCACCGATATGCGCATTGCGGTGCAGAAGCATGTGCTGCGACTCCCCGTGTCCTTCTTCGACTCGACCAAGACGGGGGTGTTGATCTCGCGCATCATGTCGGACGCCGAAGGGGTGCGGAACCTGGTGGGAACCGGCATCGTGCAGCTGGTTGGCGGGTTCCTGACCGCGATCATTGCGTTAGGCGCGCTCTTCTGGCTCAACTGGCGCATCACGGCGCTGACCATCGTGTTGCTCGCCGGCTTCGGGGCGATGATGGCGGTGGCGTTCAAGCGCTTGCGCCCGATCTTCCGCAAGCGCGGTGAGTTGAACGCCGAGGTGACCGGGCGTCTGGCCGAGAGTGTCGGCGGGGTGCGGATCGTGAAGGTGTACACCGCCGAGGAGCGTGAGGAGCGCACGTTCATCCAAGGGGCGGAGCGACTGTTCGACAACGTGCGATCGACGATCACGGGGACGTCGGCGGTCGGCGCGGGCACCACGGTCATTGTCGGTGTCATCGGCGTGCTGCTGATCGTGATGGGCGGCGGCGCGATCGGCCGCGGCGAGATGACCCTCGGCGACTTCATCATGTACGTGTTCTTCATCGGGATGGTCGCCGCCCCGCTCGTCGGGATCGCGTCGATCGGCACGCAGATCACCGAGGCGTTCGCCGGGCTGGACCGGATTCGCGAGATCCGGGACATGCCGACGGAGGACGCCGCCGATGCGACGAAGGGCCCGGTGGGCGACGTGCGTGGCGCGGTGGAGTTCCGCAACGTGTCGTTTGCCTATGTGGAGGGAGTGCCCGTGTTGCGCAACGTCTCCTTCACCGCGCCGGCTGGGAGCACGACGGCGCTCGTGGGGAGCAGCGGGGCGGGGAAGAGCACGATGATCGGCTTGGTCATGGCGTTTAACCGACCGCAGCAGGGCGAGATCTTCCTGGATGGACGCCCCCTGAGCGACTTGCGACTCCGGGAGTACCGACGGACCCTCGGCGTCGTGATGCAGGACAACTTCCTGTTCGACGGGACCGTCCGTGACAACCTCGCGTATTCGCGCCCCGACGCGACCGATGAGCAGGTGCGGTCGGTGGCGCGGATCGCCCACGTGGACGAGTTCGTCGAGAAGTGGGAGAAGCAGTACGACACGGTGGTGGGTGAGCGGGGGGTGAAGCTGAGCGGCGGCCAGCGGCAGCGCGTTGCCATTGCGCGCGCGATCCTCGCCGACCCGCGGATCCTCATCCTCGACGAGGCGACGTCGAGCCTGGACAGCGAAAGCGAGGCGATGATTCGCGACGGGCTGCGCAAGCTTCGGCAGGGGCGCACGACCTTCGTGATCGCCCACCGGCTCTCGACGATCGAGAGCGCCGACCAGATCCTGGTGGTGGAGGAGGGGGAGATTGTGGAGCGCGGCACCCACGCCGAGTTGATGGCGCTTGGCGGTCGCTACCGCGACCTGCACAATCGCCAGTACGGCGAAGAGTCGGATCGCTACGTGAACCCGGGTGAGGACTTCACGGCGGTCGCGCCGGTGGCGGGGACCCCGCCCAGCGTGGCCCGCAGCGGGCCGTGACGTCCCGGGAGGAACGCTCCGTTCGCGGGGCGTTGATCGGGGCGGCGTTCCTGATGGCCACGTCGGCCATCGGCCCGGGCTTCCTGACCCAGACGGCCGTATTCACCCAACAGTTGGGAGCGAGTTTCGGGTTCGCGATCCTGGCGAGCATCGTGCTCGACCTCGGGGCCCAGCTAACCACGTGGCGCGTGATTGCTGCCGCCGGGCGGCCCGCCGGGGCGGTGGCCGACGCGGTGCGTCCGGGGCTCGGGACGGTCCTGGCCGTCCTGGTCGCCATTGGCGGGGTCGCATTCAACGTGGGCAACGTCGCCGGGGCAGGGCTCGGGCTCAACGTGATGCTCGGGATGGATGTGCGCCTCGGCGCTGGCCTGAGTGCGGTGGGGGCGATCGGGCTCTTCCTCTCTCGTGAGGCGGGGCGCGCGATGGACCGCTTCACGCAATACCTGGGCTTGCTGATGGTGGGGCTGACCGGATGGGTGGCCGTGGCGTCTTCACCGCCGGTCGGGGAGGCGCTGGTTCGCAGCGTGTGGCCGCGGGACCTCGACCTGCTGTCGATTACCACCCTGGTTGGGGGGACGGTTGGTGGCTACATCACCTTTGCCGGTGCCCACCGGTTGCTGGATGCCGGGGTCCATGGTGTCGACCGGATTCCCCAGGTGACCGTCGCTGCTACGCGCGCCATCGGCATTGCGTCGTTCATGCGCATCGTGCTGTTCCTGGCCGCGCTTGGCGTCGTGTCGGGGGGGGCCACCCTCGATCCCTCGAACCCGCCCGCGTCGGTCTTTCGGCTCGCCACCGGGGAGGTCGGGTACCGGGTATTTGGCGTGGTGATGTGGGCGGCGGCGATCACGTCGGTGGTCGGGGCGGCGTACACCTCGGTGAGCTTCCTTCGCACCGTCCATGCCGTCATCGACCGCAATCACCGGGGCTGGATCGTGGGGTTCATCGTCGGATCCGCGGTCGTTTTCCTCGCCATCGGGCGGCCGGTCCGCACCCTGATCCTGGTGGGGGCGCTCAACGCCTTGATCCTGCCGTTGGGGCTCGGCGTCATGCTCCTGGCGGCCCGGCGGCGGGACATCGTGGGGGAGTACCGTCACCCTGGGGCGCTGGTCGCGCTGGGCTGGACGGTCGCGCTGTCCATGGCGGCGATGGGGCTGCTGACCGTCGTCAGGGATGTTCCCCGACTTTGGCAGGGAGGGTGAGCGGGGGCCGCCGGGGGTGACTGGAGGGTGCTGGTGCTCGTCTTTTGGGTTGGCTCCCCATGCGCACTTCCACTCCTGGACACACGCAGACCGCCGGGTCGCTGGCACCACGGCTGCATGAGGCCCTTACGGACCTCGCGGCAGCGGTGCAGCGGCGGGCGATCTACCCGGCCGGGCACCCCGTCCTTCGGGGGGCGGTCAACGGCGTCTGGGAACGAGTGTCGGCATGTTTGGCGGAAACCGGGAGTCTCGATCTCGGCATTGGCGGTCGGCGGTTCGTGCATTTGGCGACGGAGAGCGATGCGGGCCATCCCCTGCTCGGCGATCTCGCGTCGCGGCTCTCGGCGCACCGGGTGGGAGGGCTTCGGCTCACCGCGGGTGTAAGCGCCGTCCAGCTCGGGGAGTTCATCGACGCCATCTCCTGCTCCCCCGATGCGGCGGACGCGCCGCGCTTCGATGACGACGACCGGCACCGCTGGAGCCACATCGAGGTTCGCGCGATCGCGTTTGATCGCCTGGGGCTGATCGACGACCTGGAGGCCCCGGTTGAGCGATCCAGCGCCGCCGCCTGGCGGGCGCTCGCATCGACCGCTTTCAGCGAGTCCGGAGCGGACGCCGGGGAGGGGCCCGTGGTTTCGCCAGCGGCGATCGCCGCCGCGCTGCTGGAGCGGTCAGAAGCTCAGGGCGCCCGGGTGGACCAGTTTGAGGAGTTTCTGCACAGCCTCGGGGGGGCCGATCCGTCAGACGCGGGGGTGGAACAGGCGGTCGCGGTGATCGAATCGCTGGGACGGGCAGGGTTGGCGCGGGTCTTCGAGGTGCTTGGGGAAGTGCGAACACAGCAACTGATCCGGGGGGCAGTGGACCAGCTCCCGGTCGGCGCTGCCGTGGACCTCGTCCACGGGGCCTCGGACGCGAGGGGCCGGGTGGTCTCCTCCTCGCTGATGCGCATGCTGCAGAAGGTGGGCGACGTGGCGCGTACCGGGCGGCCGAACCGCAAGGGGGATCGCCTCCTGCAGCTGGCGATTCGCCGCCTGCTGCACGAGTGGACCCTCGAGTCGCCCAACCCGTTGCCGTACGACGAGGCGCTGGTGACCCTCTCGTCGCCGCAGGTGCGGGGGGTCGATCGCCGCCGCGACGTGGTGGAGCCCGAGCGACTGGTGGATCTGGCCCTGGAGGTTGGAGATACCGGGGCGGCGACGGATACGGCCCTCTCGCGCCTGGTGATGCGCGACGGTCTCGCCGCGACGATGGCGTTCCTTGCCGCGTATCCGGCCACCGAGGTGCGCGAGCGGCTGATGAACCGGCTGGTGAATGAGTCGAGCGTCCGGGAGCACCTGGCGCAGCCGGTGCTCGACGTGGGCTTCTTGCGGCAAGCCGTCGATCGGCTGCGGCATCGGGCGGCGCTCGCGCTGGTGGATGCGCTGCAGCGTCGCCCGGAGGGCGACGTCGCGATCCTCGTTGACCTGCTGCAGCGCATCGGTTGGGATGCGCTCGAGCCGATCGGGGCGCGGGCGGCGGATGCGACCCCGCGCGTGCAGCGTGCCCTGGTGACCCTGTTCGACGCACTCGATGCCTGGCCCCCACAACTCGACCCGCTGCAGTGGATGACCCACCCCGACTTCATGGTGCGCCGTGAGACGATCAAGCACCTGCTCAAGGGGTCCGCGACGCGCGACCTCGCGACCTTGACGGCCCTGCGCGATGCCGATGTCCGGATGGTGGCCATCGGGCTCCATGCGATCGCCGGTACCTGCTCGCCCGCGGCGGCCCGTGAGGTGATGCATCGGTACGCCGATCCCGGCTTCACGACCGAGCTACGGGTGCGGGCCATCCGCGCGGTGGCGTCGAGTGGGGGTGGAGACGTGGCGACCTGGCTCACGTCCCTGGTACGTCGGCGCCGACGCTGGTTCGGGGGGGAGCGGCTGGCCAAGCCGACGCCGGAGGCGCTTTCCGCGGTTGGGGCACTAGCCCAATGGTACCC
Coding sequences:
- a CDS encoding GNAT family N-acetyltransferase, with the translated sequence MHKVAVRRAHPRPRRNTKSHLSATHFARAAATGDAADVAGILAQFAEEGQLLPRSLGEIEAAIHDFVVIVDGNDRVLGCAALTEYSPSVAEVGAVAVSRDAQGRGLGSLAVRGVEAVARRRGIPELFAMSRATQFFESLGYATTSLDRFPEKVARYEALAARGVPIAPKSCFTKRLG
- a CDS encoding NAD(P)H-quinone oxidoreductase; its protein translation is MRAAVLTASGGPEVLAIREVPKPTPAPGEVLVRVRTSALNRADLLQRAGVYPAPPGAPRDITGIEFAGEVESLGAGVRDWSPGDRVFAICGGGAHAEWVTVPAVTLVRVPSRLDWDHAGAIPEAFMTAHDALRTQAGLQRGETVVVHAVASGVGLAAAQLGRAFGAQVFGSTRTPAKLELARQYGMEDGLVVDRELTGLRDRVLAFTSGRGAEVVIDLLGGAYVAASAELAALRGRILLVGAIAGAQATLDLRRILSRRLTLRGTVLRSRSTEEKAEVAVAFEREVVPLLADGSARAHIDRIFDLSEIQEAHAHVESNSSAGKVVIRLS
- a CDS encoding DinB family protein is translated as MHPLLSEVLAATEAARADLLALIDHLAPGQWDQRASTGGWTVGEVVGHLQLVEDSSVRALFRAFRTARDAGLGHETETASRLHSLDGARIEETVRPLPAPPMVTPTDAADIAARREKLEFSRSGLRKFAAEADGMALSQVKFPHPAIGEIDLYQWVLFIGQHERRHIAQIRRILQVA
- a CDS encoding ACT domain-containing protein is translated as MTRVLRQRPERLAVARLDPSHGWPWWATYSRVTSVTRTPSETSVVAEEHLVPVGTKAERGFVAFEVPGPLDFSEIGILASLTSALAATQVSCFAISTFDTDLVLVRSPDVTRAVSAWRGAGWTVEVTA
- a CDS encoding ABC transporter ATP-binding protein, with the translated sequence MAAQDAPAKKKVNMSRAWAEARALMWEHRRSLGVGFALMIVNRLAGFVLPASSKFLIDDIIGKQRMDLLWPLALAAGAATIVQAITSFGLSQVVSIAAQRAITDMRIAVQKHVLRLPVSFFDSTKTGVLISRIMSDAEGVRNLVGTGIVQLVGGFLTAIIALGALFWLNWRITALTIVLLAGFGAMMAVAFKRLRPIFRKRGELNAEVTGRLAESVGGVRIVKVYTAEEREERTFIQGAERLFDNVRSTITGTSAVGAGTTVIVGVIGVLLIVMGGGAIGRGEMTLGDFIMYVFFIGMVAAPLVGIASIGTQITEAFAGLDRIREIRDMPTEDAADATKGPVGDVRGAVEFRNVSFAYVEGVPVLRNVSFTAPAGSTTALVGSSGAGKSTMIGLVMAFNRPQQGEIFLDGRPLSDLRLREYRRTLGVVMQDNFLFDGTVRDNLAYSRPDATDEQVRSVARIAHVDEFVEKWEKQYDTVVGERGVKLSGGQRQRVAIARAILADPRILILDEATSSLDSESEAMIRDGLRKLRQGRTTFVIAHRLSTIESADQILVVEEGEIVERGTHAELMALGGRYRDLHNRQYGEESDRYVNPGEDFTAVAPVAGTPPSVARSGP
- a CDS encoding divalent metal cation transporter; this translates as MATSAIGPGFLTQTAVFTQQLGASFGFAILASIVLDLGAQLTTWRVIAAAGRPAGAVADAVRPGLGTVLAVLVAIGGVAFNVGNVAGAGLGLNVMLGMDVRLGAGLSAVGAIGLFLSREAGRAMDRFTQYLGLLMVGLTGWVAVASSPPVGEALVRSVWPRDLDLLSITTLVGGTVGGYITFAGAHRLLDAGVHGVDRIPQVTVAATRAIGIASFMRIVLFLAALGVVSGGATLDPSNPPASVFRLATGEVGYRVFGVVMWAAAITSVVGAAYTSVSFLRTVHAVIDRNHRGWIVGFIVGSAVVFLAIGRPVRTLILVGALNALILPLGLGVMLLAARRRDIVGEYRHPGALVALGWTVALSMAAMGLLTVVRDVPRLWQGG